One segment of Solanum stenotomum isolate F172 chromosome 1, ASM1918654v1, whole genome shotgun sequence DNA contains the following:
- the LOC125857767 gene encoding uncharacterized protein LOC125857767: MVKNLGLYYEKIDACPNDCMLFRNDHKDDEFCHTCEASRYIKNPEVDSEGPSKKSHRVSAKTLRLFPLIPRLKRLFMCSKTADSLRWHDEERSKDGKLRHPADGQAWKDFDRLHPDFSLDSRNVRLGLASDGFNPFRTISISHSTWPIMLMAYNLPPLMCMKSEYSILSLLILGPRSPGNDIDIYLQPLIDELKLLWDSGVETYDASRNQTFQMRAALMWTIKDFPAYAMLSGWSTKGKFDCPCCNYNNNSRYLKHSRKMCYMDHRVFLPMDHPWRSNERSLNGKTEFRPPPPSLKGTAMLNSLQDFENVFGMKRKRSNDGLWKQRSIFFELPYWHHNLLRHNLDVVHIEKNIVDSILGTLLDIPGKTKDHAKARYDLKEMGIRKNLHPKDTGHNKRTKFAKACFSMTNGEKSIFCGVLKTAKLPDGSASNISRCVQLDERKLSGYKTHDAHFMLHYLLPIPIKSILLDHVAIALIRLCSFFQRLCQKVITLEELDCLEVEIRETINQLERIFPSSFFDIMIHLANEVRLGGPVQNRWIYSTEREMGTFKSYIRNRCYPKGCIVEACVGIDFMNLFSRYLDRAVQTRFNRRARNNDECDPSDAETVNLFPKKGCPLGSKKTDPFILDNKTLSQAHAYLLGNCDEIQEYIRGPNSVAKRYSGYLINESRFRIRQRDARRKTQNSGVTLVASTTSFASSKDKNPIAANLTYYGRIVDIVELDYYSHFKVVLFKCDWYEVEKDIYGLTYVYFNKRCSQEEPFVLASLVHQRFYVQDPYDQDIHYVMKTVPRDLFNLSDEFEHNLPKSYENELSEHLMGPFIPEDDGEIPLVRTDVPETVIDVPSEEFVTQQLEVEYEKEFEDESEEEFEDEFEKECEDGSENEYEDDSEDDSEDESKDEFEDDTP, encoded by the exons ATGGTTAAGAATCTCGGTCTTTATTATGAGAAAATTGATGCATGTCCAAATGATTGcatgttgtttaggaatgatcATAAGGATGATGAATTTTGTCATACTTGCGAAGCTTCACGATATATTAAAAATCCTGAAGTTGATAGTGAGGGGCCTTCTAAAAAATCACATCGAGTTTCAGCAAAGACTTTGAGACTCTTTCCATTAATTCCTAGACTCAAAAGGTTATTTATGTGCTCAAAGACGGCAGATTCTTTGAGGTGGCATGACGAGGAGCGTTCTAAAGATGGAAAGTTAAGGCATCCTGCAGATGGTCAAGCATGGAAAGATTTTGATAGGTTGCATCCAGATTTTTCACTAGATTCTCGCAATGTGAGACTTGGATTAGCAAGTGATGGGTTCAATCCATTTCGAACCATAAGTATATCTCATAGCACATGGCCAATTATGTTAATGGCATATAATCTGCCGCCTTTGATGTGCATGAAATCTGAATATTCTATACTTTCTTTACTTATACTTGGGCCACGATCACCTGGAAATGACATTGATATTTACTtacaaccattgatagatgagTTAAAATTATTGTGGGATTCTGGGGTTGAAACATATGATGCTTCAAGaaatcaaacttttcaaatgcGAGCAGCTCTTATGTGGACAATTAAAGACTTTCCTGCATATGCTATGTTGTCTGGATGGAGTACAAAAGGAAAGTTTGATTGCCCTTGTTGTAATTATAACAATAATTCTCGCTATCTTAAGCATAGTCGGAAAATGTGTTATATGGATCATCGTGTTTTTCTACCCATGGATCATCCATGGAGATCTAACGAAAGATCTCTCAATGGAAAAACTGAATTCAGGCCTCCTCCACCTTCATTAAAAGGAACTGCTATGCTTAATAGCttacaagattttgaaaatGTGTTTGGAATGAAGAGAAAGAGATCAAATGATGGCCTATGGAAACAAAGgtcaatattttttgaattaccTTATTGGCATCACAACTTGTTACGCCACAACCTTGATGTAGTGCACATAGAGAAGAACATAGTTGATAGCATACTTGGAACTCTTTTGGATATTCCTGGCAAAACGAAGGATCATGCAAAAGCCCGATATGATTTGAAAGAGATGGGAATTAGAAAGAATCTTCATCCAAAAGATACTGGACATAATAAGAGAACAAAGTTTGCAAAAGCTTGCTTCTCAATGACAAATGgagagaaatcaattttttgtggagttttaaaGACAGCCAAGCTACCTGATGGCAGTGCCTCCAATATATCTAGGTGTGTGCAACTGGATGAAAGAAAATTGTCTGGTTATAAGACCCATGATGCTCATTTCATGTTACATTACTTGCTTCCAATACCAATTAAAAGCATCCTTCTAGATCATGTGGCTATTGCTTTGATTCGTCTATGTTCCTTCTTCCAACGTTTGTGTCAAAAAGTTATCACATTGGAGGAACTAGATTGCTTAGAAGTAGAGATCAGAGAAACAATAAATCAGTTGGAGCGAATTTTTCCTTCGtcattttttgatataatgattCATTTGGCGAATGAAGTGAGATTAGGTGGTCCAGTTCAGAACCGATGGATCTATTCCACTGAAAGAGAAATGGGTACATTCAAATCATATATCCGCAACAGATGTTATCCAAAAGGTTGCATAGTAGAGGCATGTGTGGGAATAGACTTCATGAATTTATTTTCTAGATATCTGGATAGGGCTGTACAAACCAGATTTAACAGAAGAGCTAGAAATAATGATGAATGTGATCCAAGTGATGCAGAAACAGTGAATTTGTTTCCTAAAAAGGGATGTCCTTTAGGATCGAAGAAAACTGATCCATTTATTTTAGATAACAAGACACTAAGTCAGGCACATGCATACTTATTGGGAAATTGTGATGAGATTCAAGAATATATTAg AGGACCAAATTCTGTTGCTAAAAGATACTCTGGGTATCTCATTAATGAATCCAGATTTCGTATTAGGCAGCGTGATGCAAGGCGTAAAACACAAAATAGTGGTGTTACACTTGTTGCCTCAACTACGAGCTTTGCAAGCTCAAAGGATAAGAACCCGATTGCTGCAAATTTGACTTATTATGGTAGAATAGTTGATATAGTCGAGTTAGACTATTATAGTCATTTCAAGGTTGTTTTGTTTAAGTGCGATTGGTATGAGGTTGAAAAAGATATTTATGGACTTACTTATGTCTATTTTAACAAGAGATGCTCTCAGGAAGAGCCTTTTGTTCTTGCATCTCTAGTACATCAACGCTTCTATGTGCAAGATCCATATGATCAAGATATACATTATGTTATGAAGACTGTTCCGAGAGACTTGTTTAACTTGAGTGATGAATTTGAACATAATCTCCCAAAAAGTTATGAAAATGAGTTGTCTGAACACTTGATGGGACCATTCATACCAGAAGATGATGGTGAAATTCCTTTAGTAAGGACTGATGTACCAGAAACTGTTATTGATGTGCCTTCGGAGGAATTTGTTACTCAACAACTTGAGgtcgagtatgaaaaggagTTTGAAGATGAGTCTGAAGAAGAGTTTGAAGATGAGTTTGAAAAAGAGTGTGAAGATGGGTCTGAAAATGAGTATGAAGACGATTCTGAAGATGATTCGGAAGATGAGTCTAAAGACGAGTTTGAAGATGACACACCATGA
- the LOC125857770 gene encoding uncharacterized protein LOC125857770: MNSQNRKKQKWRHRMGPINFATVRVALRATKENNKEPSKCEMFIATRTKTGKEIQADTQVAIAELQNHQNFGETTDDAFTAVFGKEQPGRLRCYGRSMTTSSLKKDEETNELKHKHANEITSLKEEMNEMREEMRHFFSQLLQNNPGLNVRDMPGCVGSNIASPIDASSAQAVKGQNLPHSSGSTHDPILQKLAN, encoded by the exons atgaattctcaaaacaggAAAAAGCAAAAGTGGAGGCATCGAATGGGACCTATTAATTTTGCAACAGTACGCGTGGCATTG CGTGCAACCAAAGAAAACAATAAGGAACCATCCAAGTGTGAAATGTTTATTGCAACTCGTACAAAGACGGGAAAGGAAATTCAGGCCGATACTCAAGTTGCAATA GCTGAACTTCAGAATCACCAAAATTTTGGGGAAACAACAGATGATGCTTTTACGGCAGTGTTTGGAAAGGAGCAACCTGGTCGACTAAGGTGCTATGGTAGATCAATGACAACAAGTTCTTTGAAGAAAGATGAGGAAACTAACGAGCTAAAACATAAACATGCCAATGAAATCACTTCtctaaaagaagaaatgaatgaaatgaGAGAAGAAATGCGACATTTCTTTAGTCAATTGCTTCAAAACAACCCTGGATTGAATGTTCGAGATATGCCAGGGTGTGTTGGATCTAACATTGCTTCACCTATTGATGCGAGTAGTGCACAAGCTGTAAAAGGCCAAAATCTTCCACATTCTTCCGGGTCAACTCATGATCCGATTCTTCAAAag TTGGCTAATTAG